From the genome of Nocardia sp. NBC_01503, one region includes:
- a CDS encoding putative quinol monooxygenase, with product MPINHIVTIGVAPGRAADFARAFKDLKAVVEREEGCERYDLFQNMDDPDTLVMLERWTNQELLDKHTEAERGVHARLIDALIALWAPGITPTFERFED from the coding sequence CACATCGTCACCATCGGTGTCGCACCCGGCCGGGCCGCCGATTTCGCCCGAGCGTTCAAGGATCTGAAGGCCGTCGTGGAGCGGGAAGAGGGATGTGAGCGCTACGACCTCTTCCAGAATATGGACGATCCAGACACGCTGGTGATGTTGGAGCGTTGGACCAATCAGGAGTTACTCGACAAGCACACCGAAGCCGAGCGCGGCGTGCACGCGAGACTGATCGACGCCTTGATTGCCCTGTGGGCACCGGGCATCACCCCGACCTTCGAACGCTTCGAGGACTGA
- a CDS encoding GNAT family N-acetyltransferase: MAWNVEQTRVRDPEAAALRVLGGDTVELTRVFVRQPWGGTGGGNSLLVAEEEVASALGAKRIVLDTRLDLIEARALYRRHGYAEIPAYNDKTYAEIWYGKNLS; the protein is encoded by the coding sequence GTGGCGTGGAATGTCGAGCAGACTCGAGTGCGGGATCCGGAAGCGGCCGCGCTGCGCGTACTGGGCGGCGATACCGTCGAGCTGACCCGAGTCTTCGTTCGCCAGCCCTGGGGCGGCACCGGCGGCGGGAATTCTCTGCTGGTTGCGGAGGAAGAGGTCGCCTCCGCCCTCGGGGCCAAGCGAATCGTTCTCGACACCAGACTCGATCTGATCGAAGCCCGCGCCCTATACCGCCGTCACGGCTACGCCGAGATCCCGGCGTACAACGACAAGACCTACGCCGAGATCTGGTACGGCAAGAACCTGAGTTGA
- a CDS encoding DUF1206 domain-containing protein, translating to MPDTNTSRVPAAESSGASSDNSSATAGRLAQNSVFERFARAGFVVSGIVHLLIGYIAVRIAFGGAGGTADQSGAMTELARKPGGVIVLWIGVVAFVLMGLWRVAEAVLGSSSKPDADSKKSEAINRLKAFAVAVVYFAFAFSAFGFARGSGKSSGSQSAGFSARLMQNTAGTIALVAGGLIIIAIGGYHIYKGGSQNFLKDLKGTPGDTVRMLGTVGYIAKGLAIAAVGALVILAASQSRPDKATGLDGALKTLGAQPYGMILLVIAGLGIITYGLYSFVMARYTKM from the coding sequence ATGCCTGATACCAACACTTCTCGGGTCCCCGCCGCCGAGTCCTCGGGGGCTTCGTCGGATAACTCGTCCGCTACCGCGGGGCGTCTGGCCCAGAACAGTGTTTTCGAACGATTCGCCAGGGCGGGGTTTGTCGTGAGCGGCATCGTCCACCTGCTGATCGGTTATATCGCCGTCCGAATCGCTTTCGGGGGTGCGGGCGGTACCGCGGATCAATCCGGTGCGATGACGGAGCTGGCCCGCAAACCCGGTGGCGTGATCGTTCTTTGGATCGGGGTGGTCGCGTTTGTGCTGATGGGGCTGTGGCGGGTGGCCGAAGCGGTGCTCGGTAGTTCATCCAAACCTGATGCGGATTCCAAGAAGTCCGAGGCGATCAATCGCCTGAAGGCATTCGCGGTGGCGGTGGTGTACTTCGCGTTCGCGTTCTCCGCGTTCGGATTCGCTCGCGGCAGCGGTAAGTCCAGTGGAAGTCAGAGTGCCGGGTTCAGTGCGCGCCTGATGCAGAACACCGCGGGCACAATCGCTCTGGTCGCGGGCGGGCTGATCATCATCGCGATCGGCGGCTACCACATCTACAAGGGGGGTAGTCAGAACTTCCTGAAGGATTTGAAGGGCACTCCCGGCGATACCGTCCGAATGCTCGGGACGGTCGGATATATCGCGAAGGGCCTGGCGATCGCAGCGGTCGGGGCGCTGGTGATCCTCGCCGCGAGCCAATCCCGGCCGGATAAGGCCACCGGTCTCGACGGAGCCCTCAAAACTCTCGGGGCGCAACCGTACGGCATGATCCTGCTGGTCATCGCGGGCCTGGGCATCATCACCTACGGTCTCTACAGTTTCGTCATGGCCCGCTACACCAAGATGTAG
- a CDS encoding hemerythrin domain-containing protein produces the protein MEYREDIVALLLEQHEQIKILLHRVESTTGPQRREPFDDLVRVLAIHESAEAEVVHPAARHASGEDALVEGRLEEESEAKQVLADLYEMGVEHPAFAAMFTDFAEAVREHAGIEEKEEFAILRERLSDDQRSRMAIAVRVAEAVAPTRPNPVEGDSPAANVLAGPPLALFDRVRHAVRDWQHKTER, from the coding sequence ATGGAGTACCGAGAAGACATCGTCGCCCTGCTGTTGGAGCAGCACGAACAGATCAAAATCCTGCTTCATCGAGTGGAATCCACGACCGGCCCGCAACGCCGTGAGCCCTTCGACGATCTGGTGCGCGTACTCGCCATCCACGAGAGCGCCGAAGCGGAGGTCGTACATCCGGCCGCCCGGCACGCCTCGGGCGAAGACGCACTCGTCGAGGGCCGACTGGAGGAAGAGAGCGAGGCCAAACAGGTACTGGCCGACCTGTACGAGATGGGTGTCGAGCACCCGGCCTTCGCCGCCATGTTCACCGATTTCGCCGAGGCGGTTCGCGAACACGCCGGAATCGAGGAGAAAGAGGAATTCGCCATTCTGCGCGAACGCCTTTCCGACGATCAGCGGTCGCGGATGGCCATCGCCGTGCGGGTCGCCGAGGCGGTCGCACCGACCCGGCCGAACCCTGTCGAAGGGGACTCCCCGGCGGCGAACGTACTCGCCGGACCTCCGCTGGCGCTGTTCGATCGGGTGCGGCACGCGGTCCGGGACTGGCAGCACAAGACCGAGCGGTGA
- a CDS encoding glycine betaine ABC transporter substrate-binding protein gives MRRRRSGSIALLLVSLLAGCGLVSSSGTFHAASLPGGDKPLDGAKLVVTSKSFTEGVLLGKITATYLAAAGADVTDLTGAPGSASSRQAQLNGDADILWEYTGTGWVNYHNETETIVDPHELWQRVHDIEKRENNLEWLPPSNFNDTYAFAASTPTAQRLNVKSLSDVAALPVADRTFCVDDEFFSRSDGFIPMLAKYGIPYNDPNGVPPANVTRMDAGVVYPATAKSSPCDFGMVYTTDGRVKNLNLTVLEDDEKFFLPYSGTAVVRTAIIDKHPQLRTLLGTISERLTDQLMQDLNGRVDITGEDPSDVAYDWLRSEKLIQ, from the coding sequence ATGAGGCGGCGGCGGTCCGGATCGATTGCGCTGCTGTTGGTTTCACTGCTGGCCGGGTGTGGGCTGGTGAGCTCCTCGGGCACCTTCCATGCCGCGAGCCTGCCGGGCGGGGATAAACCCCTGGACGGCGCGAAGCTGGTCGTCACCTCCAAGAGCTTCACCGAGGGCGTCCTGCTCGGCAAGATCACCGCGACCTATCTGGCCGCCGCCGGAGCCGATGTCACGGATCTGACCGGTGCGCCCGGCTCGGCCTCCTCGCGGCAGGCCCAGCTCAACGGCGATGCCGACATCCTGTGGGAGTACACGGGCACCGGCTGGGTCAACTACCACAATGAAACCGAGACGATCGTGGACCCGCACGAGCTGTGGCAGCGGGTGCACGATATCGAGAAGCGCGAGAACAATCTCGAATGGTTGCCGCCGTCGAACTTCAACGACACTTACGCTTTCGCCGCCTCCACCCCGACCGCGCAACGCCTGAATGTGAAGTCGCTGTCCGACGTCGCCGCACTGCCGGTCGCCGACCGCACCTTCTGTGTCGATGACGAATTCTTCAGCCGCTCCGATGGTTTCATTCCGATGCTGGCGAAATACGGTATCCCCTACAACGATCCGAACGGGGTCCCCCCGGCCAACGTCACCCGCATGGACGCGGGCGTCGTCTACCCCGCGACCGCCAAGAGCTCACCCTGCGATTTCGGCATGGTCTACACCACCGACGGCCGCGTCAAGAACCTGAATCTCACTGTCCTGGAAGACGATGAGAAGTTCTTCCTCCCCTACAGCGGTACCGCCGTGGTCCGCACCGCCATCATCGACAAGCACCCCCAACTCCGGACTCTGCTCGGCACCATCTCCGAACGCCTCACCGACCAATTGATGCAGGACCTCAACGGGCGGGTCGACATCACCGGAGAAGACCCTTCCGACGTCGCCTACGACTGGCTCAGAAGCGAGAAACTCATCCAATAG
- a CDS encoding ABC transporter permease yields MNRLRRTPIDVWFEPIIILAIGIGYLLWYRSTTFTATEQASLGWANLQTTMLAHIKLTVVATLIVVVVAIPLGIALTRPGLKRLEPIVINIANIGQAAPAVGLLVLFTFWLGTGFRTAVIGLVVYAILPILQNTIIGLRQVDQRTIEASRGIGFSAARTLVQVELPLAVPVILNGVRTALVILVGTATLSTFIGATSLGTLITTGVTLFLPKLLISGAILVGLLALIIDWLGRLVELAATPRGVS; encoded by the coding sequence ATGAATCGATTGCGCCGCACGCCCATTGACGTCTGGTTCGAACCGATCATCATTCTGGCGATAGGGATCGGCTACCTGCTGTGGTACCGATCCACCACCTTCACCGCGACGGAGCAGGCCTCGCTGGGCTGGGCCAATCTGCAGACCACGATGCTGGCCCATATCAAGCTGACCGTGGTGGCCACGCTGATCGTCGTGGTGGTGGCGATACCGCTGGGGATCGCGCTGACCCGGCCGGGGTTGAAGCGACTGGAACCGATCGTCATCAATATCGCCAATATCGGCCAGGCCGCACCGGCGGTCGGGTTGCTGGTGCTGTTCACCTTCTGGCTGGGCACCGGATTCCGCACCGCCGTCATCGGTCTCGTCGTGTACGCGATTCTGCCGATCCTGCAGAACACGATCATCGGTCTGCGGCAGGTGGATCAGCGCACCATCGAGGCGTCGCGCGGAATCGGGTTCTCGGCCGCGCGCACCCTGGTGCAGGTCGAGCTGCCGCTGGCGGTGCCGGTAATTCTCAATGGCGTACGCACCGCGCTGGTGATCCTGGTCGGCACCGCGACCCTGAGTACCTTCATCGGCGCGACGAGTCTGGGCACGCTGATCACGACGGGCGTCACCCTCTTCCTGCCCAAACTGCTCATCTCCGGCGCGATTCTGGTCGGGCTGCTGGCACTGATCATCGACTGGCTCGGCAGACTGGTCGAATTGGCCGCGACCCCGCGGGGTGTGTCATGA